GAGTTGCTTTTTCAACGTCTGCCTCAAGGCTCAAAGAGGAAAATTCGTTTAACGCCGGATCGAAAAAAACGAGTCTCCGGCCGAAACCGGCATAAAGCATCTGTCCATCGAAATAAAGGGCGCCGGGGCTCCCTCCAAAATGTTCCAGGGGAACAATGCCTGCGCCCTTGTCTTTTGCAACGGGGGGAGGCGAAGGGGGAGGAGGAGGAGGCGGCGACGGAGGGAGATTTTCCGTCGGCACCGGTTGAACCGGCTCAGCCGGCCCTGCCGTCGGCACCGGTTGAACCGGCTCAGCCGGCCCTGCCGGTTTCGGTTTCTCTTCGACGGAGGAATTTTCGGGCGCCTCTTTTTTTACCAGCGAAGTTTTTTTCTTCTTTTCGGAAACCGCCTCCCTTTTCTGTTCACCAAAAAAATATTCTTTGACGGCGGCGATGGGGTTGCAGGAGGAAAAAAGGAGGCAAAAAACGACAAGACAAACCACCCGGCCTTTTTGCCTCTTCATGCCCCGGCATTGTAGGGGGCCCTCCCATCACCGTCAATTAAATATGTATAACGGAAACCAAACCCCATTTTTTCGTTTAGGCCGCCCCTTTTTCAAGCCAGCCGCGCAAGATGGACTGATAACCCGCCTGTTTGCGCTCGGCCATCCGTTTTGCCTTCCCAAGCAGTTGCGCGTCGATGCGCAGTGAAACGAGGCGTTTGGCTGTTTTTTTGCGGGGGTTCCTGAAAGAATACCGCCTTTCTTCCCCCGGTTTTGAAATCTTGAATTCATCCGGCTCGATATAATCCAGTACCTCGTGGTTTTCCCAGAAAAGCGCCGCCTCTTCCTTCGAACGAAATGATGGAATCTTCTTTTTCATCAAACGCCTCCTTTCTCCATTTTTTCCCGGTACAATCTTCTCTGGGCCCGGCTTGCGGGCCAAAGTGTCAAAAGCCTTCCCCCCCGGATATCCATAACCAGAGACAAATACCGACGCTTCATCGTCCTCCCGATAACAATCGTTTCCCCCCTTTTCAAAACAAGCGCCGGATTTTCAAAGACTTCGTAAACCTCATCTTCCGAAATGCCGCGTTCCTGCATTCTGATGACGGCATGCTTCGTGAAATTTATGGTCATCTCCCTGTATTACAGTGTATCACGGTACAGGACGGGGGCTCAAGATGTTTTTGAGAGGAGGAATTGACCACGCAGGCGATTTTCGCTAACCTCGACCCCGATGCGCACCCTCTACT
Above is a genomic segment from Deltaproteobacteria bacterium containing:
- a CDS encoding DUF4258 domain-containing protein, producing MTINFTKHAVIRMQERGISEDEVYEVFENPALVLKRGETIVIGRTMKRRYLSLVMDIRGGRLLTLWPASRAQRRLYREKMEKGGV